The DNA segment ACGAGATAACCACTCAAATTCCTTCAAACTCGGGTCAGGTCCAGGAATTAATGAATCAAGAGATCTGCAACCCCTCACTACAACCTGCTTCATACACAACCACATATTTTCAAAATCTTAACGTGGCCTTTTTGTTCATATATCTGAGAAATTTTTAGAAATCTTCTGTATTACTAATACTATTACTTCTAGTTCTAGGTAACTTGCCTCGTGACCATCCTCAAAAGAATTGATAATGTGAAAAGTGCAATTAGGTTCCACCTCAAACCATTTGATTGAGTTGGCATCACCATAGTGTGGCATTACTCCAATCCTTGCATATTCCTCCTTATTATACTTCATTAATCTACACACAGACAAGAAATGCCGAGTCACAAAACTTTTCTAACCTATTCATAGTTTAAATTGAAGGCATTTGTGATCTCATACAAACTACAAAAGATATGCACTCACGGGCCTCCTCTAAGAAGTCTGTTTAGATCAATGGTTAGTGGGAAATCCATGATCACATTGTACCTGCAAAACAAAACCCCCcacaaaatacatattttacaaCGCAAACTTCAGAGAATAAAACCAACTCAGCACAATAGTCAACAATGCTACCTCTGTGTAACACCTATGTCATGGCAAAGAGTGCACCTGTTTAGTTTGAGGTCAACTTTGTGAACCAATTTCTTGCCATCAGCTGAAAAAGGAGAGGAAAAAGAAGCATGTTCGCACAGTTCCATAGATATTATCCGCACTATTGAAAACAAGTAAtcaatacacttttttttcttctttacttttaaagTACATAGCATACCAGAAATAATTCCAACTACGGCAAAAGGTTTGGTTGCTGCAACCCCAAATGTAACTAGTTCCCCTGTACCTGGAACTTTCTGTGATAGTACAACAATTGAATTTGAGAGCGAGCAAACAATTTAGAGTGCTAAAATATTGATTTGTTAATACACATATAAAGAAAAACCTTTGGATGACTAGTAAAAGGACGATCCCAGGCACCATTGACATTCCAATTCCTTAAAGTTTTCAGTGTAAAGATATCAATCTCTTGTGGAATGTGATTTTCAGCAACGGAGTAAAACTTCCCTGAGTGCTCAAAGACATTGGTGTTGCTGATGTACTTGTTTACTTTGCCAAATCGCAACTGTTAAATCACAAGAATGTGACTGGATGAGGCATGCCAAGTGATAATACCATCTCTAGGAATTGTTGGTCCAAAATACATTAGTATCAAACTATTGCTTGATGCCTCACATGTGAGTTTGATTGTTAGCCATTAAATGCATGGATTTTGAGAAGAAACAACATTTTATTTGTACCTTCTAATCTTAGCTAGATCATTAATCTTAGTCATGTTTTAACTACTACTTCTTTGTAACCCAGGCTACTATGTTTTTAATGTGTCAAGAATAATACTACTActaattagtatatatatgcTGACCCAATTTAGCAGATAAGCAGACAAAATGGCTGGTGAATCGCCTTCTATGGCCGGTAGAAACAATGGTTTACTTCGTTGCTTTTCAACCTTGTATGTATCGGTTTCAACGTACTTGTTGTTGTAGAGGACAGTCCAAATCCCTGGACTCcaccttttaaaataaattgcgTGAAGCATTCCCTCTCCTTCCACCCATATGTAACTTGACCTCCCAAAGATAGAATTTGTTGATTGCAGTCCTCCAAAAAGTGGATTTGGACCTGCAAAATATACATGCTATGTTAAATAAGAAGCAATAACACTTACCTGATGGTAATTGGGATGGGATCTTAGTATGCTCCtagattaatttaataataatatcaaacagTGACTTGCGATCTAAGGTCAAATATATTTGTTGTGACTTTTAAATTTTCGAAGTTGAgttttagtctttttaaaacattttttcccctttaattttgaaatacacCACTTTTaaccttttaatcttttaagtgGTTCAATGCTTTATAAAGAAActgaaaataatttagttagCGTTTAAACAGCAAAAAGTTAGGCTTTTTTAGCGATTGGgggtaatttttttcctttataaagCATTGAACCATTtcagttcaatttttatttatttatgatatatatttttttaacttacgaCTTTGAAAGttgtaagttttgtttttttttttctttctacaatTTTGAAGtcgtttttggttttttttatacgtttaaagtttttaattttataatttttttatttacttatattttattttttttattttgttttcaattttaaattttatttatttaaaatatattatattttttaatatttttttgtttaatatatttttta comes from the Glycine soja cultivar W05 chromosome 6, ASM419377v2, whole genome shotgun sequence genome and includes:
- the LOC114415147 gene encoding carotenoid 9,10(9',10')-cleavage dioxygenase-like isoform X1 encodes the protein MATLYKTFIVNCSIQKRPSHVSDNSRHYNLPLFPAFKPLKKVLPEVPLQIDDVKKTMSKTAAILLDAFVDSFFEFIDQPLLPSQSNFAPVVELGEAIVVTSIQGQIPDDFPEGVYIRNGPNPLFGGLQSTNSIFGRSSYIWVEGEGMLHAIYFKRWSPGIWTVLYNNKYVETDTYKVEKQRSKPLFLPAIEGDSPAILSAYLLNWLRFGKVNKYISNTNVFEHSGKFYSVAENHIPQEIDIFTLKTLRNWNVNGAWDRPFTSHPKKVPGTGELVTFGVAATKPFAVVGIISADGKKLVHKVDLKLNRCTLCHDIGVTQRYNVIMDFPLTIDLNRLLRGGPLMKYNKEEYARIGVMPHYGDANSIKWFEVEPNCTFHIINSFEDGHEVVVRGCRSLDSLIPGPDPSLKEFEWLSRCHEWRLNMQTGEVKERGLCGANIVYMDFPMINGNFIGIRNRYAYTQVVDPIASSTQDVPKYGGLAKLYFEESCAKFSMQRNREQPEEPIRVECHMFEKNTFCSGAAFVPRDGGLEEDDGWIIAFVHNEDTNISEVHIIDTKKFSGETVAKITMPRRVPYGFHGAFMPISFETQ
- the LOC114415147 gene encoding carotenoid 9,10(9',10')-cleavage dioxygenase-like isoform X2, with amino-acid sequence MATLYKTFIVNCSIQKRPSHVSDNSRHYNLPLFPAFKPLKKVLPEVPLQIDDVKKTMSKTAAILLDAFVDSFFEFIDQPLLPSQSNFAPVVELGEAIVVTSIQGQIPDDFPEGVYIRNGPNPLFGGLQSTNSIFGRSSYIWVEGEGMLHAIYFKRWSPGIWTVLYNNKYVETDTYKVEKQRSKPLFLPAIEGDSPAILSAYLLNWLRFGKVNKYISNTNVFEHSGKFYSVAENHIPQEIDIFTLKTLRNWNVNGAWDRPFTSHPKKVPGTGELVTFGVAATKPFAVVGIISADGKKLVHKVDLKLNRCTLCHDIGVTQRYNVIMDFPLTIDLNRLLRGGPLMKYNKEEYARIGVMPHYGDANSIKWFEVEPNCTFHIINSFEDGHEVVVRGCRSLDSLIPGPDPSLKEFEWLSRCHEWRLNMQTGEVKERGLCGANIVYMDFPMINGNFIGIRNRYAYTQVVDPIASSTQDVPKYGGLAKLYFEESCAKFSMRNREQPEEPIRVECHMFEKNTFCSGAAFVPRDGGLEEDDGWIIAFVHNEDTNISEVHIIDTKKFSGETVAKITMPRRVPYGFHGAFMPISFETQ